CCCTCGTTGTGTCGCTCTCGCTTACCCATGAGAGTGCCCACGAATCTGGGAAGAAATAGACCCGCTCAGGGGAAAGGGTGACAAAATTGCCTGGTTGCCCAAGGGTCGCGCGATCGTAGGCCCGGTGCGGACCGCGCTTGGTGAGGAAGTACCCGCCGCAGATGAATTCCACGCACACAGCATAGCGGCGTTCTCAATCAAGACGCCCGAATACGGCCAGGTCCTGTTCGCGAATGCGGATCGCCGCGCCGACGCGGAAGTGCTCCAGAATCTTCCCAAGCTGAGGGTCGCGGGTTCGACTCCCGTTTCCCGCTCCAATCCACGGTCCTACGGAGTATCCACCCGCAGCAGCGTGTGCCCGAGCTCGGGCACGACCGTAAAGGGGGTCGACCGGAACGTGAGCACCCCGAGGTACTTCGTCGCCGGTGACAGGCCGCTCCAACTCGCGGTGATGGTCCCGGTGCCGCCCGCTGTCACCGGGGTCGGCGCCGCCACGGTCAGGTTCCCGACGGGCGGACCGCCAATCCAGCTGAACAGGGTGTAGTTCGCGTCCGGGCCGTCGGTATTGAGTCCGTGGACGAAGACCGTGTACGTCCCTGGGATTGGATTGATCAGGTTTACCTCTTCCGTCGAGGTCGGACCTCTGCTCGAGCCGACCAGCCCGAAGCCACCTCCAAGCGTGGGACCGTACACATACAGATCGAGGTCGTCGTTGCCGTCCGTTTGATCGTCGAACAGCGCGATGCGGCACAGGCCGCAACCCGTGATGACGAGCGTGTGGCTGGTGACCCCCTTGGTCGCCGTCGGATTCAAAATGTTGAAATGGTCGTCCGGATCGTCGACGACGTGACCAACTTGCGTCGTGGCCGCGACCAGCCTGGAGATCGTCGTGAGGAATGGACCGCTGTACCCGTATTTCGCCTGGAACGAGACGGACCCGGTCGTACCGGTTCCGGAGACTTGTGCCGGGACGGTAAGAATCACCGGGCGGATGGCCAGCGGGCTGCGCACCACATGACCCGCGCCGTCGCTCCAGGTCAGCGATCCCACTTGGAACCCGTTGGGGAAGGTCGCGAACGCCGCGCCCGTCCGGGTGAACGTGACCGAGTACGACGCGGACTCGCCCGTCGACAGTGTCAGCGTCGTCGGGTTGACCACGACGCCGATCCCTGGAGGCGCGGTCACAGTGACCGTGTACGTCGCCCGGGGACCGACGTTCGTGACGGTGCGGGTCACCGTCTGCACGCCGTGCAGGTCGCCGATCGCGATCGACGCCTGGTTCAGGTCGCTGGGATCGATCGTGCTGGAGCAGCCAGTGAGCTGGCCCGTCCCGCAGATGAAGGCCATCCAATCGCCGAATCCGTGGTCGTAGACGAGTCCCGGATCCACGGCGGCGTTGGGCTTGACGTGGCCCGCGCCCTCGCCGAACGGGCTCGGTACGCCGCCAAGGGTACGAGTCGCGGTCGTCATCAGCGCGGACTTGATCATCATCGGCGACCAGTCCGGATGACGCTGCTTCAACAGGGCGCCCAGTCCTGCGACGTGCGCGGCGGACATGGAAGTGCCGCTCAGGAAGTCGAACAGGCGGCCGCGGTCGCCGACGGGCGAAACCCCGGCGAGGATGTCCACCGCAGGGGCCGTGAGGTCGGGCTTGAGGATGTCACCACCCGCGGCCCGGCTCGGGCCCGCCGGCGAAAAGGAGGCGAGGAACGGAGCGGCAATGGTTCGGGGGATGTTGCCGGTCAGTTTCGCCGTCGCCGTGCCGCTGCTCGAATCGATGTACGCCTTGATCGCCGCGCCGTCCGTTTTTTCCACGTGCACGGTGGGCACATGGTGGATGTCGGCGCTCACGCCGAACATGAAGTCGATGTTTCGCAGGATCATGCCCGCGCCGCCCGCCTGCTGCACCGCGAGGCTCTTGTCGACGGGCGCGTTGGCGCCAAAGGGGCGATCGCACAAGACGATCTTGCCGGCCGCCTTCGCGGGATCGAGGTGGCCGACGAAGCAGAGCGCGACACGAGTGGCGAAGGGCGTTCTATCCGTTGGAGTCGGATCGGTCGCGACGCCAACGGAGCTCGAGTGCACCAGCGGAAGCATCGCGGTTCCCGCGGTGAGCGACGCGCCCGAGAAGGTGCTGCCGTTCCCGAGCTCGACGGTACCACCGAAGAAGCGGTCGTGCGTGCTCGCCGCTACGGTAGTGATCCACGGACCCGGGCTCGCGACCGACGCGAATTGGTGTTCACCAAGGACGTTGCCGCCGGAAGCGGCGACGAACACGCCGGCCTGCGCTGCGAACATGAACGCGACCTGCACTTGATCGAGGAAGTCCGTCTGGCTGGTGGTGACCGAATGATTCAGGACGTCGACGCCGTCCGCGACCGCCTGGTCGATCGCGGCCGCGCGATCGGAGCCGAAGCACGAGGCCGCCTTTCCCGGCGCCCTCCAGCAGGTCTTGTATGCGGCGACGCGCGCGCGGGGCGCGATGCCACTCGCCTGCCCGAGGACGATGCCGTCGATGACGGCGGTCACGCCGTGGTTGCCGGCGGCCGTAGTGGCCGTGTGCGTGCCGTGCCCATCAGAGTCGCGGCAGGAGAGGAACTCGGTCGGATCCAGGTTCTCGGCGCCGAACCCCGCGACGTAGAACCGGCAGCCGATCAGCTTCTGGTTGCAGTTCGAGGCGTTGAAATCCTGGCCGGGAACGCACTTGCCGTGCCATCCCGGGATGTGGTGGTAGTCGAGCTTGCCTTCGCCGCCATTCGGGTTCGTGCCCGTCCGATCGGAGAGGCTCGGATGCTCGGGCCACACGCCCGTGTCGATGTCGCCGATGATCACGTCCTCACCGGCGCTGTCGAACCCGCCGAGCTGATCCCACAGCCCACCTGTAGCGGTGAGGCCGAGGAACCTCGGCGTGGTCAGCGTGTCCAGCGGGACGCCGACGTCGGGCTCCACCGCAACGACCCCCGGCGCCACGGCGAGATTCGCCGCCTGCTCGGAGGTGAGCTGCGCGGCGAAACCGTTCAGCGCGTACCGGTAATCGTAGAGCTTCCGCCCGCCACCCACCGCGGCAAGCGCGTCGTCGTGCCTGGAGTCGAGATAGGCGGCATAGTTCATGACGGCCGGATCGTTCGGATCGATCCTCTTTCCCTTCCCGGGCTTGGTGGCGCGCAGCCCGGGGACGCCGCCCTGGTACACGATCACCGGATCTTCGCTCATGCGCACGATGTAGCTCGATGAGCCCCACACGGCCTTCTTCGTCGGGAGCGATTCTTCCTGCGGGATTGGTTCTTCCTGCGAGGGCGATTCCTCCTGCGTGTTCGCGGCGATGGCAACGAAGAGGATCAAGCCCATCGCGCCCAGCGGTGCGAGTGACTTCGCGGTACGAGACATACGGGCCTCTTTTGCGAATTTGCGGCTGGAGCCGTGGCGCTCCGCGCGAGGTTGGCAGCATAGGGGCCCGCTCACTGGCGACCTCCTGACAGTGCGAACAAGCCCCGGGCAGTTTGTGCACTATCCGCACAGAGACAACTGGGTGCCAAATTGCAGCCGGGTCGAACCCGCTAACGTCTGACACGTCGTGCCTTGATCGGTCGGGCGCCGACTCGCCAGTGCCCCGAGGCGGCGACCTTCGTCCTGGGACGAATGGCGGCGCCGGTCGCCGAAGATCTACATCCGCACCATCACCTGGCGCGACAAGACGAGCGACCCGGGCACCGCGGACAACCGCGTCGCGTTCCGCATCTCGACGCACGCGATGTACAGCGACAAGAGCGCGATCGACGAGATGTTCCGCGAGATCACGAAGGCGGCGTCGGCAAGACAGCCGGCGCCGCCGCTCGAACGAAATTCTCAGTCGTCGTTGTCGCCCTTGTCACCCTTTTGCGGCAGCGAGAAGGCGATGATCGCGTCTCCGACCTTGCCGGCGTCCGGGTCCACGATGCTGAAGTTGTTCCGATCGGGAACGTTGCCGCCGAAGGCATAGGCAATGAACTGGCGACCGTTCACCACGTAGACGGTGGGCGAAGCGGCGGCGCCTCCCACGTTCCGGATCTTGCTCTGCCTGGGATCGAAGGTGAAGAGGATCTTCCCCGTGTCGGCGTCGGCCGCGTGGAACTTCCCGGCGCTCTCGCCGAAGTAGACCAGGTCCCCGGCGACGGTCAGGCCCGACTTGGCGGGCAGGGGCACCTCGATCTTCCAGACGATCTTGCCGGTCCGGGAATCGGTCGCGCCGAAGAGGCCGAAGGGATGCGATCCGGGAACCTTGTTGGTGAATCTCGAGCCGAGGTGCAGATCGCCGGTGGCCGTGGGGATCAGGTCCCTGTTCCCTGACTTCGTCTTGAACGTGGTGGGCTCGTACCGGGTCCCGTAGTAGATGAACTTCGTGCGCGGGCTGTACGCCGCCGGGTTCCACTCGCATCCGCCGTCATCGCCTGGCACCATCACGAACTCCGTCTCTCCGGGCGGCGTGTACTGCGGCCTGGCCGGGAAGCCCGTGTCGTTGGGCCGGACGAACGTGAGTGGAGTGAGCGGCTCGACCGCAACTGAGAACGGCTGCGTCGCCGATGCGTGCTGGAAGGCCGCGTCCTGCGGCACGGGCACCTCGACTACCGGGAAGATCGGGTTCCCGTTGCGGCGGTCGAGAATGTAGTACTGGCCGTTCTTGCTGCAGTGACCCAGCGCCTTGTAGGACGTCCCTCCCTTCGTCAGCGGGAACAGCAGCGCCGGTTGTGCGCTGTCGTAGTCCCAGATGTCGTGGTGGACCTCCTGGAAATGCCAGCGCGGCTCGCCGGTCCTCAGGTCGAGCGCGACGATCGAAGTGGCGAACAGGTTGTCGCCGGGCCGGTCCTCCCCAAGGATGTCGGGAGCGGCGTTCCCGGTCGGCACGTAGACCAGGTTCAAGTCGCGGTCGATCGCAGCCGGGTTCCAGACCGCCGCGCCTCCCCGCTTGTACTGGTCGCTCGCAGGAGCGCCGTAGCTCGCGGGTTCGGTGGTGAGGAACCGCCAGAGGATTTCGCCGTCGCTGGCCCTCAAGGCGAAGACCTGGCCTCGCACCTCGAACTCGCCGCCTGACAGGCTGATGATCACCTTCCCGTCCGCGAACTGCGGCGCGTTGTTGATGGCGAACCCGCTTCCGACCTGGGCGAGCCGCGTCTTCCACACCACCTTCCCCTTGTCCGCGTCGAGCGCGACGACCACGTTGTCCAGGCGGCCGTAGATCACCTTGCCGTTGGCATAGGCGACTCCCTTGTTGTTGCGGCCGCAGCAGACGATCATCTGCTCGATGGGCGGCATGTCGTCGGTCTTGAGCGGCTCGTAGGCCCAGATCTTCTTCCCGGTCGCCGCGTCGAGGGCGAACACGTTGTCATGGCCGTCGGTCACGAACATCCGGCCGTCGATGACGATGGGCGCGACCTGCAGCTCACCAAGGGGGTCCAGCACCTTGGTGTGGAACACCCAGGCGGGCGCGAGGTTCTTGACGTTGCTCCGGTTGATCAGATCGACGTCTTGGAAGCGCGTGTTGTGCAGGTCGTTGCCGTAGTTAGGCCAGTTGAGATTCGTCGGCGTCGTCGCCAACAGGCCAGACGGCATGACCCAGAGCGCGAGTAGGCCGACAATCAGGGTCGGCAGCCCAACCCGGATGGAAAGGTCAGCGAGCGTTTTGCCTTTCATGGTTTCATCTCCCCTCAGCAAAAGGGCCAGGGAGCGAGCGCAACCCGCGGCTGCGATCAGCCGGAAACTGACCCATCGGTGAGAGGTCTGGCGGATACCAAAACGACCGTCCCTCCCGGGTCGCACCGTCCCGCGCGTGCAACGCGCTTTTCCGTCGACAAAGTCAAGTCGCCCCGCGGCAGCGCGTCGCGTCTAGCGCTCTCGGAGGTCGCTGGCCGGCAAGGGCTAAGGCGCGCTGGGTGCCGCCGTCCCGATGGCGTAGCCCGCGCCGGCGAAGAGCTGGAACGGCGGCGCCGGCGTGAGGAAAGGCTCCACGGGCGCTCCGGGCAGCCGGGGATTGCGCGCAAACGTTCCGAACGTGTTGTAGCGCGCGTCCAGCAGGTTCGTGCAGCGCACCCAAGCGGAGAATCCTCCGGCGGAGACTCGCGCGCCTCCACCAAGGGAGAACCAGGGATCCAGCTTCGCGCTGTTGTTCGCCTCGTCGCCGCGCAGCCGCTGGGCTCCCACGAACGTGCCCGAGAACGAGATCGATAGCCAGGACATGGGGTGCAAGTCCAAGGCCGCGTGGGCGCGGTGGCGCGGCACCAGCGGAAAGTCGCTGCCGGCCGGCACGCGTTCCGTGCAGGACGGAGCGTCGCATCCGGGCGTGGGCCTGGGCGTCGCCAGCAGCACTTCTTCCTCGAACCGCGCCAGCGTCAGCGCATACGTCAGGCCGGCATCGAGCCAGGCGGCGGGCTTGCCGCGAAGGCTCGCTTCCACTCCTTCGCGCCGCGTCTTGCCGACGTTCTGGAAATAGACTCCCGTCGTGCCCGTGGGGGAGACGCTGAAGATGTCGTCCAGGACTTCGGTGCGGTACGCACTGATCTGTCCGGCGAGCCAAGGCAGCGGACGGGTGCGAATTCCGATCTCGTAGTTGAGGGCGCGCACCGCTTTCAGCGGCGGGTCCGGAGCCGTGCCCGCCTGCAGCCCCGGGCAGATCGCCGCCGGTCCAGAACAGGTCAACTCGAGTAGCGCAGGAGCGCGGAAACCCTGCGACCACGAGAGATAGAGCCCGTGATCGCGCGTGAGGTTGTAGTTGACGCCGATCATCGGATCGAGGCGGCGGAAGACGTCGACGCCGGTCGCATCCTCGTGCCCAGGGTTCGGCGGGCTCTGGTCGCGGATATCATGGCGGATGAAGTCCCAGCGCGCCGCGGCGGTGAGGATTAGCTCGTCGCGCTCACGCAGCAAATTGCCGCCGACCTGGAGGGCGTCCTGGAGGTAGGCGGCCAGCGTGTCCTGCCCGTCGCGCACCCGGGTCTCGAGATCTCGCCGGGTCCCATCGCTGCTTTCGGCGAGCACGCTGACGTCCACGCCGCTGTGCGCATACTCGAAACCCGCGGTGAGCAGGTTCCAGCTGCCGAGGAGCGGCGCGGCCCGGTCGATCTGGACCGTCCCTCCTGCCGACGCCGTCCGCGAGAACAGCCTGCTGTTGTCCGCGGCGAGGTTGACGTTGAACTGCTCGACGCGGAGAAGGCGCCAGAACCCGTTCGCGGACAGCGTGAAGACCTCACCGACGTCGCGCCTCGCGTTCAGCGCCACCTGATCGAGCCGCGGGGCGAAGAAGTCTCCCGGCGTGTAATTCGCCGTGCGATCGCGGGCCAGGTCCTCCGGCGGCTGCGAGCCTGCCTGGAAGATCCGGTTGTCGACGTGCTGATAGGAGAGCGTCAGATCGTTGTCGCCGGCGCGTACCCCGAGCTTCGCGAAGGCCTTGTCGAGTCGCGCTCCGGTGGCCTGCCTCCAGCCGTCTTCCTCCGTCGCCGTGCCGGAGAGGTAGAAATCGACCGGGCCTCGCTGCCCCGAGAGCCGCCCCCGGTACTTGTAGAACCCTGCGCTTCCCGCTGATGCCTCCGCGGTCGCCGCGACGCCTTCCTTTCCCCGCAGGGTGATCAGGTTGATGGCGCCGGCCAGGGTATTCCTGCCGAATAGGACCGAGGGCCCGGGGATCACCTCGACGCGATCTAGATCGTCGGTGGGGAGGAGGTCGAAGTTGATCTCCTCGGCGGTGGGCTCGTTCACTCGTACGCCGTCGAGGAATACGCTCACCCCCTGCGGAACGCCGGTGACCGAGGTGGCCTGGAACCCGCGCAGGGAGAGGTCCGGCTGGTGTGCGTTGCCTTGTTCATCCGAGAGGGACAATCCGGGGATCCGGCCGGCGAGTGACTCGGGCAAGCTGGAGCGGGCCGACCGCCGGACTTCCGCCGCGTCGATCGTGTGAATGCTGGCCGGCACCCTCGAAGGCGGCAGGGGCACTTGTGGCAGCCGGCCGACGACGACGATCTCCTCCGACGCCTCGGCGGGTTGCCCGGCGTCGGGAGCGGTGGAGGCGCCCGGTTGCGCCGCGTCCGCCGGCAGTGGCGCGCTTTCCTGCGCGCGTGCCCCCTCGAGCGCGGCTGCGATGACCACGAAAGCGACCGCCTTGGACGCGACCAATCTTGGCCTTCCATCACGGCGCGTCGGCTCTTGCAACCGCCGCTGGATGTGGCATGCCACGCTCGCCGTCGCGACCCGGCGGCGAACAGAGTCTCACGGAGGACCACCATGCCGAAGTTCATCGACTTCCACGCCAAGCTGCCGTCGTTGCCCCCCAACGCGCTGGATGAGCTCAGATCCAACATCGGAAAGAAGGACCAATTCGGCACCACCGCTCTCGGCGCCTACTTCACAGCCGATGGCCAGGCCTACTGCCTCTCCGAGGCGCCCAACTCCGACGCGGTCTGCAGGTCACACGAATCCAAGGGACTGACGCTGGGCAAGGGCGATGTCCATGAGGTGAACAATTCGATCGGGCTTTAGGCGCAGTCCGAAACGTGCGGCCCGACATCCGGATTGCCGGACGTCGGGCCGCCGCTTTTTTCCGAGGACGATTACTTCTTCGGGCCCTTTGCGGGAGTCTTGACCGTCATCGAGGCCGGACGGGCCTTCACCGCGGCGACCGCCTTGCCCGTGACCTCCAGCTTGGCCCGGTACATCCGTAGCGGCCAGCCCTGCCACTTCCGCGCCATCGCCGCACGCGCATCGGGTTGCGTCTTCTGCCACGCCTCGCGGGCCTTGTCGGCGATGGCCGGGTTCGCCTCGAGGAACAGCGCGCGCTCCTCCGTCGTGATCTCCGCCCAGTTCTTCGACGCGAGCCCGGGGTAGTTCCTCGCGTACCACTGCTTCTGCGCGGGGCTCGCTCCCGTCCAGCGCGCCTTGAGCTCGGCGCTCAGCGCGGGGTGGGCGACGAGGAAGGCGATCTTCTCCTGCGGCGTCGCCTGCATCCAGGCATGGAAGAACGCCTTGCGCGCGAAATAGGGGTGCTCGAGCGCGAGCATTTTCCTCTGCTCCGGGGTGGCCTTCTCCCAGGCCTCCTTCACCTTCTGCGCCGTCCTCGGGGTAGCCTCGAGGAACGCGGCGCGCTCTTCGGGAGTCGCCGAGGCCCAATGGTGCTTGAGCGAGCGCGCCCCGAGCAGCGGATGCGCCCGGAGGATCTTCTTGCGCTGCTCCGGAGTCGCCTTCTCCCAGCGCTCCTGGATCGTCTTGCTGCTCTCCCCGAATGCCTCGAGGAAGAGCGCCTTCTCGTCAGGCGAGGTGTCCTGCCAGCCGCTCTGGAACGGAGCTTGAGCAACGGTCCGCGTCGGCGGGACCACTTTCTGCGGCTCGGCTTGCTGCGCATGCGCGGGGACCGGCTCCGCCGCGGGCGCCGGAGCGGGCTCGACAGCCTTGGGCTCTTCGGCGGGCGGTGTCTCCGCAGGGACGCTTGCGGTGGCCGCCGGTTCCGGCGTCGCTTCCTGCGGCGCCTGTGCCTCCGCCGGCTTGACCTCCGTCGCCGGTTCCGCCTCGGTTGCCTCCGGCGCTTCGGGAGCAGCCTCGACCTGTGACTGCTCTTCCGCTGCGGCCTCCGTCTTCTCCTCCGCGAAGGCAACGCTTGCGGCGCACACGATCGATGCGGCCGCGACCCAGATTCCTGCTCTCGTCATCTCTCCTCCGGAACGAAAGCCCGGTTGTCGCATGCGGAGATCGGGATCGCGAGATTCCTGCTCCTCCCTTTTCCTACCCCGTGTCGGTTTCGTCACGAAGCCTTCACACACCTTCTACAGAGCGAGGTGCGAGCATCGCCTAGAACGCGTGGGCCTCAACCAACCGGAGGTCCACACGATGCTGCTCCCGCTTCTCCTCGCCGCCGGGCTGACCCATGTTCCCGCGGCCCAACCGAAGATTGCAGGACAGAGCGCGCCCAAACGAGCTGTCGGCGGAACTGCGCGAGTCCATCGTCGCGCGAAAGACGACTGATTAGAGCGCCGCGATGGCGACGCCGCTTGACTCCAGCCGGTCGCGGATGGCCCTCGCAAGGGCCACCGCGCCCGGCGTATCTCCGTGCAGGCAGATCGTCTCCGCGTCGATGCGCACGCGCGATCCGTCGGAAGCGACCGCGCATCCTTCTTGCGCAATCCGCGCCGCCTGCTCCGCCGCCTCGGCCGCATCGTGCAGCACAGCGCCGTGCTGCGAGCGCGGCATCAGCGAGCCATCCGGAAGGTATCGGCGATCCGCGAACGCCTCGCCGGCGGCGCGCAAGCCGATGGCGCGCGCCGCCTCGAGCTGGACCGATCCGGCGAGCCCTACCAGGATCAAGTCGTTGCGGTAGGCGCGCACCGCCTCGGCGATGGCGCTCGCCAGCGCGCGGTCCTTCGCTGCCCGGTTGTAGAGCGCGCCGTGCGCCTTGACGTGCGCGAGCCGGCCGCCGCGGGCGCGGACAAATCCGTCCAGCGCGGCCACTTGGTAGAGCACGAGCGCGCGGACCTCATCGAGCGGCAGGTCCACGGCAGTCCGGCCGAAGTTCTCGCGATCCGCGTAGCCCGGGTGTGCGCCGACGGTCACGTGACGGGAGAGGGCGAGCACCACCGTCCGGTCCATGACCAGGGGGCCACCCGCGTGCATCCCGCAGGCGATGTTCGCCGACGTGAGGAAGGGGAGGACGGGAGCGTCGTCCAGGCCTTCGCCGACATCCGCGTTCAAGTCCATCGCGCCTCCAGCAAAGATGCTATCGCGGGAAACCCAGGCCACCTCGCCTGGGGGAGTCGTCAATTCGCCTGACACGGGCCCGCGATTTCAGTGTTGCTGCAATCAGAAAATCTTTACGCCCCGATGAAGCACCTCAATCTACTCCGGAATTGTCGCGATCGCTGCGCGGCCTCGGATCATTGGTTGGCAGCGCCAACGATGTGTGTGCTATCCGTACCACGAGAATTTAGCAGTAGGCACGTTCTGGTTTTGGGGGGATTCCCGAATGACGTGGCTGTTGGGGAGGCTGTCGTCTGGCCTCACGATCAGGGTCAATCTCTTCGCAGACCTGATCTCGCTCTTCGCGGGTGCCGTCCTCGCGGCGAGGATTGCGCACGGTCCTGCGGGCATCTCTGCGAACCAGCTCCTCGCGGTGTCCGCCGGCGCATGCACGATCTGGATCCTGGTGAGCACGGCGCTGCGGCACTACGACCCCGCAGCGCTGGATCGTCGCCGCGGCGACGACCTGGCGATGGTCACGGTGCTGGTGATGGCCGCCGGTACCTGGGTCGCTCTCGTGCAGATCGTCGCGGCGCCGCTGGCGTCGCCCCCGCCGCCCGGCCTTTTCATCGCGCTGGTCTGGCCGGCGACCGTCGCCCTGCGGCTGCTGGCCGTCAGGCCTCTGTCAGGGCGCGAGAATCCCCTGGAGGAAGTGCTCATCGTCGGGACAGGGCCCATGGCGCGCCTGACCGGTCAGGATCTGCTGCGGCGCGGACGGCGACGGATCGTCGGATACGTGCCCTTTTCGAACGAACGGGAGGGCGACCGCGCATTGCTTCGGCGCGCGATGCAACTGACGGTGCCGATCATCGGGAATTGCGACGAGCTGGAGTCCGTCCTGCGAAGGACCGCCGTTGCGGAGGTGTACATCGCCGGCAACGCGCGGAAGCACGAGGACGAGATGCAACGCGCCATCCAGATTTGCGAGCGGATGGGGATCCCCTTCGCGATTCCTGCGTATACGTTCCGCCTGGAGCGCGCCTGGCCTCTGTCGAACCGCGACGGATATCTGCATTGCCTTCCGTACGAGGAGAAACCCTGGCAGATGGCACTCAAGCGCCTGTTCGACATCGTCTGCAGCGCCACTGCGCTTTGGGTGCTCGCGCCGCTTCTCGTCGCCGTGATGGTTCTGATCAAGATCACTTCGCGGGGCCCCATCTTCTTCCGGCAAGAGCGCGCGGGTTTGCGCGGAAAGCCGTTCACGGTGCTGAAGTTCCGCTCCATGGTCGTCAATGCCGACGACCTGAGGCGGTCGCTGGCGGATCGGAACGAGCAGACCGGCCCGGTTTTCAAGATGCGCGCGGATCCTCGGGTCACCTGGGTCGGCCGTTTCATCCGAAGGTATTCGATCGATGAGTTGCCCCAGCTGGTAAACGTACTGCGCGGGGACATGTCGATCGTCGGGCCCCGGCCTCCCCTGCCGGAGGAAGTCGCACAATACGAGCCGTGGCAGCTGCGCCGGCTCTGTGTGTGCCCCGGGCTGACCTGCATCTGGCAGGTATCGGGACGCAGTCAGGTCTCGTTCGAGCAGTGGATGTACATGGACATGCAGTACATCGATGATTGGAGTTTGCGCCGCGATGTGGATCTCATCTTCAAGACGCTCCCTGCAGTCCTTACCGGACGCGGAGCCAGCTGAGCTGCGCGTCCGCCGTTTTCTCGCGCTGGTGGTGGGGGAGGATCCCGGATTGCGCCGGATGGTGAGAACCCATCTGGAGGCCATCCGCCTTCCCGGAGACAAGTCGCCCGGCGTCCTCTCCGTCATGGAAGCGGAGAGCGGCCGTGCCGCGCTGTCCGTCGTTTCCGCGATTGCTCCGGCGTTGGTCGTGCTGGATCTCATCTTGCCAGAGCTGAGCGGCTACGAGGTTTGTGAGCGTCTCCGTGCCAGCACCGCCTTGCAGCACGTGCCGATCCTCGCGGTTAGCGCGCGGGCAATGCCGGAAGACCGTGCGGCGGCGGAGGAGGCGGGCGCCTCGGCGTTCCTGGCCAAACCGTTCACCCCCCGGGAGCTGACGGAGCACGTGTTGCCGCTTCTTTCCGCCAGCATCGCTGGCCGTTAGCATTCGACGTGATAGCGCCTGTGCCGTCCGCGATGCGCTGGGTCCTGGCGGAGATGTGGAGGACGCTGGACCGCGCCCGCCGCGATCGCGCTCTCTTGTACGGCGGCGCTACGGGACTGCGAATCATCACCTTCCACGAGACGCGGGGCGAGGACCTCACGCGGCTGAAGCAGATTGTCGACTGGTGCCGCAGCCGCTTCACGA
This window of the Deltaproteobacteria bacterium genome carries:
- a CDS encoding response regulator; translated protein: MIGVCAAMWISSSRRSLQSLPDAEPAELRVRRFLALVVGEDPGLRRMVRTHLEAIRLPGDKSPGVLSVMEAESGRAALSVVSAIAPALVVLDLILPELSGYEVCERLRASTALQHVPILAVSARAMPEDRAAAEEAGASAFLAKPFTPRELTEHVLPLLSASIAGR
- a CDS encoding DUF4242 domain-containing protein, with the protein product MPKFIDFHAKLPSLPPNALDELRSNIGKKDQFGTTALGAYFTADGQAYCLSEAPNSDAVCRSHESKGLTLGKGDVHEVNNSIGL
- a CDS encoding LamB/YcsF family protein, producing the protein MDLNADVGEGLDDAPVLPFLTSANIACGMHAGGPLVMDRTVVLALSRHVTVGAHPGYADRENFGRTAVDLPLDEVRALVLYQVAALDGFVRARGGRLAHVKAHGALYNRAAKDRALASAIAEAVRAYRNDLILVGLAGSVQLEAARAIGLRAAGEAFADRRYLPDGSLMPRSQHGAVLHDAAEAAEQAARIAQEGCAVASDGSRVRIDAETICLHGDTPGAVALARAIRDRLESSGVAIAAL
- a CDS encoding sugar transferase, coding for MTWLLGRLSSGLTIRVNLFADLISLFAGAVLAARIAHGPAGISANQLLAVSAGACTIWILVSTALRHYDPAALDRRRGDDLAMVTVLVMAAGTWVALVQIVAAPLASPPPPGLFIALVWPATVALRLLAVRPLSGRENPLEEVLIVGTGPMARLTGQDLLRRGRRRIVGYVPFSNEREGDRALLRRAMQLTVPIIGNCDELESVLRRTAVAEVYIAGNARKHEDEMQRAIQICERMGIPFAIPAYTFRLERAWPLSNRDGYLHCLPYEEKPWQMALKRLFDIVCSATALWVLAPLLVAVMVLIKITSRGPIFFRQERAGLRGKPFTVLKFRSMVVNADDLRRSLADRNEQTGPVFKMRADPRVTWVGRFIRRYSIDELPQLVNVLRGDMSIVGPRPPLPEEVAQYEPWQLRRLCVCPGLTCIWQVSGRSQVSFEQWMYMDMQYIDDWSLRRDVDLIFKTLPAVLTGRGAS
- a CDS encoding S8 family peptidase; the encoded protein is MSRTAKSLAPLGAMGLILFVAIAANTQEESPSQEEPIPQEESLPTKKAVWGSSSYIVRMSEDPVIVYQGGVPGLRATKPGKGKRIDPNDPAVMNYAAYLDSRHDDALAAVGGGRKLYDYRYALNGFAAQLTSEQAANLAVAPGVVAVEPDVGVPLDTLTTPRFLGLTATGGLWDQLGGFDSAGEDVIIGDIDTGVWPEHPSLSDRTGTNPNGGEGKLDYHHIPGWHGKCVPGQDFNASNCNQKLIGCRFYVAGFGAENLDPTEFLSCRDSDGHGTHTATTAAGNHGVTAVIDGIVLGQASGIAPRARVAAYKTCWRAPGKAASCFGSDRAAAIDQAVADGVDVLNHSVTTSQTDFLDQVQVAFMFAAQAGVFVAASGGNVLGEHQFASVASPGPWITTVAASTHDRFFGGTVELGNGSTFSGASLTAGTAMLPLVHSSSVGVATDPTPTDRTPFATRVALCFVGHLDPAKAAGKIVLCDRPFGANAPVDKSLAVQQAGGAGMILRNIDFMFGVSADIHHVPTVHVEKTDGAAIKAYIDSSSGTATAKLTGNIPRTIAAPFLASFSPAGPSRAAGGDILKPDLTAPAVDILAGVSPVGDRGRLFDFLSGTSMSAAHVAGLGALLKQRHPDWSPMMIKSALMTTATRTLGGVPSPFGEGAGHVKPNAAVDPGLVYDHGFGDWMAFICGTGQLTGCSSTIDPSDLNQASIAIGDLHGVQTVTRTVTNVGPRATYTVTVTAPPGIGVVVNPTTLTLSTGESASYSVTFTRTGAAFATFPNGFQVGSLTWSDGAGHVVRSPLAIRPVILTVPAQVSGTGTTGSVSFQAKYGYSGPFLTTISRLVAATTQVGHVVDDPDDHFNILNPTATKGVTSHTLVITGCGLCRIALFDDQTDGNDDLDLYVYGPTLGGGFGLVGSSRGPTSTEEVNLINPIPGTYTVFVHGLNTDGPDANYTLFSWIGGPPVGNLTVAAPTPVTAGGTGTITASWSGLSPATKYLGVLTFRSTPFTVVPELGHTLLRVDTP
- a CDS encoding TonB-dependent receptor; amino-acid sequence: MACHIQRRLQEPTRRDGRPRLVASKAVAFVVIAAALEGARAQESAPLPADAAQPGASTAPDAGQPAEASEEIVVVGRLPQVPLPPSRVPASIHTIDAAEVRRSARSSLPESLAGRIPGLSLSDEQGNAHQPDLSLRGFQATSVTGVPQGVSVFLDGVRVNEPTAEEINFDLLPTDDLDRVEVIPGPSVLFGRNTLAGAINLITLRGKEGVAATAEASAGSAGFYKYRGRLSGQRGPVDFYLSGTATEEDGWRQATGARLDKAFAKLGVRAGDNDLTLSYQHVDNRIFQAGSQPPEDLARDRTANYTPGDFFAPRLDQVALNARRDVGEVFTLSANGFWRLLRVEQFNVNLAADNSRLFSRTASAGGTVQIDRAAPLLGSWNLLTAGFEYAHSGVDVSVLAESSDGTRRDLETRVRDGQDTLAAYLQDALQVGGNLLRERDELILTAAARWDFIRHDIRDQSPPNPGHEDATGVDVFRRLDPMIGVNYNLTRDHGLYLSWSQGFRAPALLELTCSGPAAICPGLQAGTAPDPPLKAVRALNYEIGIRTRPLPWLAGQISAYRTEVLDDIFSVSPTGTTGVYFQNVGKTRREGVEASLRGKPAAWLDAGLTYALTLARFEEEVLLATPRPTPGCDAPSCTERVPAGSDFPLVPRHRAHAALDLHPMSWLSISFSGTFVGAQRLRGDEANNSAKLDPWFSLGGGARVSAGGFSAWVRCTNLLDARYNTFGTFARNPRLPGAPVEPFLTPAPPFQLFAGAGYAIGTAAPSAP